One window of the Gymnogyps californianus isolate 813 chromosome 13, ASM1813914v2, whole genome shotgun sequence genome contains the following:
- the LRRN1 gene encoding leucine-rich repeat neuronal protein 1 isoform X2, translating to MRNILLRVQILVLELLMNSLTESSIQSNECPQLCVCEIRPWFTPQSTYREATTVDCNDLRLTKIPSNLSSDTQVLLLQSNNIAKTTDELQQLFNLTELDFSQNNFTSIKDVGLSNLTQLTTLHLEENQITEMTDYCLQDLCNLQELYINHNQISSISANAFSGLKNLLRLHLNSNKLKVIDSRWFDSTPNLEILMIGENPVIGILDMNFKPLSNLRSLVLAGMYLTDIPGNALVGLDSLESLSFYDNKLVKVPQLALEKVPNLKFLDLNKNPIHKIQEGDFKNMLRLKELGINNMGELVSVDRYALDNLPELTKLEATNNPKLSYIHRLAFRNVPALESLMLNNNALNAVYQKTVESLPNLREISIHSNPLRCDCVIHWINSNKTNIRFMEPLSMFCAMPPEYRGQQVKEVLIQDSNEQCLPMISHETFPNHLNLDIGMTVFLDCRAMAEPEPEIYWVTPLGNKVTVESLSDKYKLSSEGTLEISDIQVEDSGRYTCVAQNVEGADTRVATIRVNGTLLDGTQVLKIYVKQAESHSILVSWKVNSNVMTSNLKWSSATMKIDNPHITYTARVPVDVHEYNLTHLQPSTDYEVCLTVSNIHQQTQKSCVNVTTKNAAFALDISDQETSTALAAVMGSMFAVISLASISVYIAKRFKRKNYHHSLKKYMQKTSSIPLNELYPPLINLWEGDSEKDKDGSAETKPTQVDTSRSYYMW from the exons atgagaaacattttactAAGAGTTCAGATT TTGGTGCTAGAGTTGTTAATGAATTCATTAACTGAGTCTTCCATACAGAGTAACGAATGTCCACAGCTTTGTGTATGTGAAATCAGGCCATGGTTTACACCACAGTCAACGTACAGGGAAGCCACAACAGTTGACTGCAATGACCTTCGATTAACAAAAATCCCCAGCAATCTTTCCAGTGACACTCAAGTCCTTCTGTTACAAAGCAACAACATTGCAAAGACCACAGATGAACTCCAACAGCTGTTTAATTTAACAGAATTGgatttttcacaaaataacTTCACAAGTATCAAAGATGTGGGGCTCTCTAATCTCACTCAACTTACTACTTTGCACCTGGAGGAAAACCAGATAACGGAGATGACTGACTACTGCTTGCAAGACCTTTGCAATCTTCAGGAGCTATATATAAATCACAACCAGatcagcagcatttctgcaaatgCATTCTCTGGCCTGAAGAATCTTTTGAGATTACATCTCAACTCCAACAAATTAAAGGTTATTGACAGCCGTTGGTTTGATTCTACTCCTAACTTAGAGATTCTCATGATTGGAGAAAATCCAGTGATTGGAATACTAGATATGAATTTCAAACCACTCTCAAATTTAAGGAGTCTAGTTTTAGCAGGTATGTATCTCACAGACATTCCTGGCAATGCCTTGGTAGGCTTGGATAGTCTTGAAAGTCTTTCCTTCTATGACAACAAATTGGTAAAAGTTCCTCAGCTTGCACTTGAGAAAGTTCCAAATTTAAAATTCCTGGATCTCAACAAAAATCCAATTCATAAAATTCAAGAaggtgattttaaaaacatgctcaGATTGAAGGAGCTTGGAATCAATAATATGGGAGAACTCGTTTCTGTTGATAGGTATGCGCTGGACAACCTGCCTGAACTTACAAAGCTTGAAGCCACCAACAATCCAAAGCTGTCTTACATACATCGTTTGGCATTTCGCAATGTTCCTGCCCTGGAGAGCTTGATGCTGAACAACAATGCCTTGAATGCAGTCTACCAAAAGACGGTGGAATCCCTTCCAAACCTGCGTGAGATCAGTATCCACAGTAACCCACTCAGGTGCGACTGTGTCATTCACTGGATCAACTCAAACAAGACAAATATCCGTTTCATGGAACCTCTATCCATGTTTTGTGCTATGCCTCCAGAATACAGAGGACAGCAGGTGAAGGAAGTGTTAATACAGGATTCAAACGAACAATGTCTTCCAATGATCTCTCATGAGACCTTTCCAAATCACTTAAACCTGGACATCGGCATGACAGTGTTTTTAGATTGTCGGGCCATGGCAGAACCTGAGCCAGAAATTTACTGGGTCACTCCTCTCGGCAATAAAGTAACTGTCGAAAGTCTCTCTGACAAATACAAGCTGAGTAGTGAAGGCACCTTGGAAATCTCTGACATCCAGGTTGAAGACTCCGGGAGATACACCTGTGTTGCTCAAAACGTAGAAGGGGCTGACACGAGGGTCGCTACTATCCGGGTGAACGGAACGCTTCTGGATGGTACCCAGGTTCTGAAAATCTACGTTAAGCAAGCCGAATCGCATTCAATCTTAGTTTCTTGGAAAGTTAATTCCAACGTCATGACTTCCAATTTAAAATGGTCATCGGCCACTATGAAGATTGACAACCCTCACATTACATACACTGCTAGGGTCCCGGTTGATGTACATGAATATAACCTCACGCATTTACAACCATCTACAGATTATGAAGTGTGTCTAACTGTGTCAAATATCCAtcagcaaacacagaaatcctGCGTTAATGTTACaacaaaaaatgcagcttttgcgCTAGATATTTCAGACCAAGAAACCAGCACTGCCCTCGCAGCAGTAATGGGATCCATGTTTGCTGTCATTAGCCTCGCCTCCATTTCTGTTTATATTGCAAAaagatttaagagaaaaaactaCCACCACTCattgaaaaaatatatgcaaaagaCCTCCTCAATCCCACTGAATGAGCTCTACCCTCCACTTATTAATCTCTGGGAAGGTGACAGTGAAAAAGACAAGGATGGTTCTGCAGAGACCAAGCCAACCCAAGTCGACACATCCAGAAGCTATTACATGTGGTAA
- the LRRN1 gene encoding leucine-rich repeat neuronal protein 1 isoform X1: MAKVRVVLTVCQLVLELLMNSLTESSIQSNECPQLCVCEIRPWFTPQSTYREATTVDCNDLRLTKIPSNLSSDTQVLLLQSNNIAKTTDELQQLFNLTELDFSQNNFTSIKDVGLSNLTQLTTLHLEENQITEMTDYCLQDLCNLQELYINHNQISSISANAFSGLKNLLRLHLNSNKLKVIDSRWFDSTPNLEILMIGENPVIGILDMNFKPLSNLRSLVLAGMYLTDIPGNALVGLDSLESLSFYDNKLVKVPQLALEKVPNLKFLDLNKNPIHKIQEGDFKNMLRLKELGINNMGELVSVDRYALDNLPELTKLEATNNPKLSYIHRLAFRNVPALESLMLNNNALNAVYQKTVESLPNLREISIHSNPLRCDCVIHWINSNKTNIRFMEPLSMFCAMPPEYRGQQVKEVLIQDSNEQCLPMISHETFPNHLNLDIGMTVFLDCRAMAEPEPEIYWVTPLGNKVTVESLSDKYKLSSEGTLEISDIQVEDSGRYTCVAQNVEGADTRVATIRVNGTLLDGTQVLKIYVKQAESHSILVSWKVNSNVMTSNLKWSSATMKIDNPHITYTARVPVDVHEYNLTHLQPSTDYEVCLTVSNIHQQTQKSCVNVTTKNAAFALDISDQETSTALAAVMGSMFAVISLASISVYIAKRFKRKNYHHSLKKYMQKTSSIPLNELYPPLINLWEGDSEKDKDGSAETKPTQVDTSRSYYMW; this comes from the coding sequence ATGGCGAAGGTTAGAGTTGTTTTAACTGTTTGCCAGTTGGTGCTAGAGTTGTTAATGAATTCATTAACTGAGTCTTCCATACAGAGTAACGAATGTCCACAGCTTTGTGTATGTGAAATCAGGCCATGGTTTACACCACAGTCAACGTACAGGGAAGCCACAACAGTTGACTGCAATGACCTTCGATTAACAAAAATCCCCAGCAATCTTTCCAGTGACACTCAAGTCCTTCTGTTACAAAGCAACAACATTGCAAAGACCACAGATGAACTCCAACAGCTGTTTAATTTAACAGAATTGgatttttcacaaaataacTTCACAAGTATCAAAGATGTGGGGCTCTCTAATCTCACTCAACTTACTACTTTGCACCTGGAGGAAAACCAGATAACGGAGATGACTGACTACTGCTTGCAAGACCTTTGCAATCTTCAGGAGCTATATATAAATCACAACCAGatcagcagcatttctgcaaatgCATTCTCTGGCCTGAAGAATCTTTTGAGATTACATCTCAACTCCAACAAATTAAAGGTTATTGACAGCCGTTGGTTTGATTCTACTCCTAACTTAGAGATTCTCATGATTGGAGAAAATCCAGTGATTGGAATACTAGATATGAATTTCAAACCACTCTCAAATTTAAGGAGTCTAGTTTTAGCAGGTATGTATCTCACAGACATTCCTGGCAATGCCTTGGTAGGCTTGGATAGTCTTGAAAGTCTTTCCTTCTATGACAACAAATTGGTAAAAGTTCCTCAGCTTGCACTTGAGAAAGTTCCAAATTTAAAATTCCTGGATCTCAACAAAAATCCAATTCATAAAATTCAAGAaggtgattttaaaaacatgctcaGATTGAAGGAGCTTGGAATCAATAATATGGGAGAACTCGTTTCTGTTGATAGGTATGCGCTGGACAACCTGCCTGAACTTACAAAGCTTGAAGCCACCAACAATCCAAAGCTGTCTTACATACATCGTTTGGCATTTCGCAATGTTCCTGCCCTGGAGAGCTTGATGCTGAACAACAATGCCTTGAATGCAGTCTACCAAAAGACGGTGGAATCCCTTCCAAACCTGCGTGAGATCAGTATCCACAGTAACCCACTCAGGTGCGACTGTGTCATTCACTGGATCAACTCAAACAAGACAAATATCCGTTTCATGGAACCTCTATCCATGTTTTGTGCTATGCCTCCAGAATACAGAGGACAGCAGGTGAAGGAAGTGTTAATACAGGATTCAAACGAACAATGTCTTCCAATGATCTCTCATGAGACCTTTCCAAATCACTTAAACCTGGACATCGGCATGACAGTGTTTTTAGATTGTCGGGCCATGGCAGAACCTGAGCCAGAAATTTACTGGGTCACTCCTCTCGGCAATAAAGTAACTGTCGAAAGTCTCTCTGACAAATACAAGCTGAGTAGTGAAGGCACCTTGGAAATCTCTGACATCCAGGTTGAAGACTCCGGGAGATACACCTGTGTTGCTCAAAACGTAGAAGGGGCTGACACGAGGGTCGCTACTATCCGGGTGAACGGAACGCTTCTGGATGGTACCCAGGTTCTGAAAATCTACGTTAAGCAAGCCGAATCGCATTCAATCTTAGTTTCTTGGAAAGTTAATTCCAACGTCATGACTTCCAATTTAAAATGGTCATCGGCCACTATGAAGATTGACAACCCTCACATTACATACACTGCTAGGGTCCCGGTTGATGTACATGAATATAACCTCACGCATTTACAACCATCTACAGATTATGAAGTGTGTCTAACTGTGTCAAATATCCAtcagcaaacacagaaatcctGCGTTAATGTTACaacaaaaaatgcagcttttgcgCTAGATATTTCAGACCAAGAAACCAGCACTGCCCTCGCAGCAGTAATGGGATCCATGTTTGCTGTCATTAGCCTCGCCTCCATTTCTGTTTATATTGCAAAaagatttaagagaaaaaactaCCACCACTCattgaaaaaatatatgcaaaagaCCTCCTCAATCCCACTGAATGAGCTCTACCCTCCACTTATTAATCTCTGGGAAGGTGACAGTGAAAAAGACAAGGATGGTTCTGCAGAGACCAAGCCAACCCAAGTCGACACATCCAGAAGCTATTACATGTGGTAA